The Daucus carota subsp. sativus chromosome 2, DH1 v3.0, whole genome shotgun sequence genome includes a window with the following:
- the LOC108207020 gene encoding pentatricopeptide repeat-containing protein At2g03880, mitochondrial, whose product MESISKACKKLMFFPPYQLIKKHVYSMQSSSSLLNEFTAYCHQRDLPRAMNILSIMHTHNIYADSVTYSELIKCCISRGAIREAKIVHNHVFSNGYRPMTFLINVFVSMYVKFNLLDDAQKLFDQMPERNVVSWTTMIAAFTNVRDYDKAIGFLILMLRDGVRPNSYTFSSVLRACCKLSELRQIHCGIVKYGLESDVFVRSALVDIYSKWGDLVNAERVFSEMPTGDLVVWNSIIGAFAQNNEGDEALSLFKKMKRCGFSADQATLTSTLRACTGLALLELGQQIHVHVLKFNQDLTLNNALMDMYCKCGNLEDAQRAFSRMLNKDVISWSTMIMGLAQNGFSQKALEMFEAMKKAGIRPNYVTILGVLFACSHAGLVDKGLYYFNSMQKLFGIEPGREHYGCVIDLLGRAGKLDEAIKMIHDMKSEPDAVTWRALLGSCRVHQNIDHAVYAAKQILALDPDDAGTYILLSNLYAKSQMWEDVAKVRKIMRDKGVMKEPGCSWIEVNKKVHAFVLGDNSNPQLDEVIRELNKLILRLKQVGYVPDTNFVLHDLEGEQMEDSLLYHSEKLAIMFGMMYSVKGKAIRIRKNLRICGDCHVFTKLLSKIEDCYIVIRDPIRYHHFRDGICSCEDFW is encoded by the coding sequence ATGGAATCCATTTCCAAGGCCTGTAAGAAGCTCATGTTTTTCCCGCCATATCAACTAATTAAAAAACATGTTTATTCAATGcaatcttcttcatctttgctTAATGAATTCACCGCCTACTGTCACCAAAGAGACCTTCCCAGAGCCATGAATATCTTATCAATTATGCACACACACAATATATATGCAGATTCTGTCACCTACTCCGAGCTCATCAAATGTTGCATCTCCCGAGGCGCTATTCGTGAAGCTAAAATTGTCCACAATCATGTTTTCTCAAATGGGTACAGACCCATGACATTTCTTATCAATGTTTTTGTCAGTATGTATGTCAAGTTTAATCTTCTGGATGATGCACAAAAACTGTTTGATCAAATGCCTGAAAGAAATGTGGTATCGTGGACGACAATGATTGCGGCTTTTACTAATGTTAGGGATTATGACAAGGCTATtgggtttttgattttaatgcTTAGGGATGGGGTTAGGCCTAATAGTtatactttttctagtgttttgaGGGCATGTTGTAAGTTGTCAGAACTTAGACAAATTCATTGTGGTATAGTTAAGTATGGGTTGGAGTCTGATGTGTTTGTGAGAAGTGCTTTGGTTGATATATATTCGAAATGGGGTGATCTGGTGAATGCTGAGCGGGTTTTTTCTGAAATGCCTACGGGAGATCTCGTTGTTTGGAACTCTATCATTGGTGCGTTTGCTCAGAATAATGAGGGAGATGAAGCTTTGagtctttttaagaaaatgaaaagatgTGGTTTTTCAGCTGATCAAGCAACTCTAACTAGTACTCTGAGAGCCTGCACAGGATTGGCGTTATTGGAACTTGGACAACAAATCCATGTTCATGTACTAAAGTTTAATCAAGATTTAACTCTTAATAATGCACTTATGGATATGTATTGCAAATGCGGCAATTTGGAAGATGCACAACGTGCTTTTAGTCGGATGTTAAATAAGGATGTTATCTCGTGGAGTACCATGATCATGGGTTTAGCACAAAATGGGTTTAGTCAGAAGGCTCTGGAAATGTTTGAAGCAATGAAAAAGGCGGGTATTCGACCAAACTATGTCACAATTCTTGGTGTTCTATTTGCTTGTAGCCATGCTGGACTTGTAGACAAAGGGTTGTACTACTTTAATTCAATGCAAAAACTTTTTGGTATTGAACCTGGAAGAGAGCATTATGGTTGTGTCATTGATCTTCTTGGAAGAGCTGGAAAGCTTGATGAGGCCATTAAGATGATCCATGACATGAAATCAGAACCTGATGCGGTTACATGGAGAGCGTTGCTTGGCTCATGCAGGGTTCACCAAAACATTGATCATGCAGTTTATGCTGCCAAACAAATTCTGGCCTTGGATCCTGATGATGCAGGAACCTACATACTTTTATCCAATCTTTATGCAAAGTCTCAGATGTGGGAAGATGTTGCAAAAGTGAGGAAGATAATGAGAGACAAAGGAGTCATGAAGGAACCGGGATGTAGCTGGATTGAAGTGAATAAAAAAGTACATGCTTTCGTTTTAGGAGACAATTCAAATCCACAACTAGATGAAGTGATTAGAGAATTAAATAAGCTAATCCTTAGATTAAAGCAAGTGGGTTATGTTCCAGATACAAATTTTGTTTTACATGATCTTGAAGGGGAACAAATGGAAGACTCTCTCCTTTATCACAGTGAAAAGCTGGCAATCATGTTTGGCATGATGTACTCAGTAAAGGGGAAGGCTATCAGGATTAGAAAAAATCTCAGGATATGTGGGGATTGCCATGTTTTTACAAAACTTTTGTCCAAGATTGAGGATTGTTACATTGTTATCAGGGACCCAATTCGTTACCATCATTTCCGAGATGGAATTTGTTCATGTGAGGATTTCTGGTAG
- the LOC108208462 gene encoding transcription factor MYB20, which yields MGRRACCEKIGLKKGPWTADEDQKLRDFIHANDTKYCWRAVPKLAGLLRCGKSCRLRWANYLRPDLKTDTLSKKEEKLVIHLRSQFGNKWSQIASHLPGRTDNYIKNYWHNHIKKRLNQIDSKAHKPRFPDQPATTSTHYNTCQKRAEKRREDMDAVCEDDMAKENLTIDSGFSVDEIPLIEDHEIINPHSLHLPSNDCSTSSIPYPCTALTATKVENVKSSAYWQGNDECNNYDGNMGVYYSCEDDFTDWDWLLNDFDIDEEID from the exons ATGGGAAGGAGAGCATGTTGTGAAAAAATAGGGTTGAAGAAAGGTCCGTGGACTGCTGATGAGGACCAGAAGCTCCGCGACTTTATTCACGCTAATGATACTAAATACTGCTGGAGAGCTGTTCCGAAACTTGCGG GACTGCTAAGGTGTGGGAAGAGCTGCAGGCTGAGATGGGCAAATTATTTGAGACCGGATCTCAAGACGGACACTCTATCTAAGAAAGAAGAGAAGCTTGTCATTCATCTCCGCTCTCAATTTGGCAACAA ATGGTCCCAGATTGCTTCGCATTTGCCTGGAAGGACTGATAATTATATCAAGAACTACTGGCATAATCACATTAAGAAAAGGTTGAATCAGATTGATTCAAAGGCGCATAAACCCCGTTTCCCTGATCAACCTGCTACTACTAGTACTCATTATAACACATGCCAAAAAAGAGCGGAGAAAAGGAGAGAAGACATGGACGCGGTCTGTGAAGATGATATGGCCAAAGAAAATTTAACCATCGACTCCGGATTCTCGGTTGACGAAATTCCATTGATCGAGGACCACGAGATTATTAACCCTCATTCTCTTCATCTCCCGTCTAATGATTGTTCCACATCCTCTATTCCTTATCCCTGCACTGCATTAACCGCGACGAAAGTTGAAAACGTCAAGTCTTCGGCATATTGGCAGGGAAATGATGAATGCAATAACTATGATGGAAACATGGGGGTTTATTATTCGTGTGAAGATGATTTCACTGATTGGGATTGGCTTCTTAATGATTTTGATATTGACGAAGAGATTGATTAA
- the LOC108210134 gene encoding probable isoprenylcysteine alpha-carbonyl methylesterase ICMEL2 isoform X1 has translation MLSPILPITTPPQTSSSSKMAPSSAMAATMFLRSDDASSDDYYVPLNRLSVSSLGDDHSHRLEVKPLLPRSSSFNSINTRKGSTFLNQWRRRGSGDNSPESDRRSDGQGLSNEVAEVAVDTYRITRLGFTLLRYLGVGYRWVLKFLALGCYAFLLFPGFVQVGYYYFFSRQIRRGVVYGDEPRNRLDLYLPKDTNGPKPVVAFVTGGAWIIGYKAWGSLLGQQLSERDVIVACIDYRNFPQGTMSDMVKDASQGISFVCNNIAEYGGDPNRIFLMGQSAGAHIAACALLDQAIKESSGERTTWSVSQIRSYFGLSGGYNLLNLVDYFHSKGLYRSLFLSIMEGELSLRRFSPEVMLQDSNITSAASLLPPIVLFHGTADYSIPCDASTTFADTLQRAGVKAESILYEGKTHTDLFLQDPMRGGADEMFDDLVRRIHAGDAEALAKHAAAPPRRRLVPEFMLKLARRVSPF, from the exons ATGTTGTCTCCAATCTTACCTATCACAACACCACCTCAAACATCGTCATCTTCGAAAATGGCGCCATCCTCAGCAATGGCCGCCACTATGTTCCTCAGATCCGACGACGCCAGTTCCGATGATTACTACGTGCCTCTGAATCGCCTGTCCGTGTCGTCTCTCGGTGATGATCATTCGCACAGACTAGAAGTGAAGCCGCTTTTACCTAGGTCTAGCAGTTTCAATTCGATTAATACGAGGAAAGGCTCCACGTTTTTGAATCAGTGGCGGCGGAGAGGCTCCGGGGATAATTCTCCGGAGTCTGATCGGAGAAGTGACGGTCAGGGTTTGAGTAATGAAGTTGCGGAGGTTGCTGTTGATACGTATCGAATTACGAGGCTTGGCTTCACTTTGCTGCGCTATCTTGG GGTAGGCTACAGATGGGTCCTTAAATTTCTTGCTCTTGGATGTTATGCTTTTCTACTTTTTCCCGGTTTTGTGCAAG TCGGGTACTATTACTTTTTTTCACGTCAAATTCGCAGAGGTGTAGTTTATGGGGATGAACCAAGAAATAG GCTTGATTTGTATCTACCAAAAGATACCAATGGACCTAAGCCAGTTGTTGCATTTGTAACTGGTGGTGCATGGATTATTGG TTACAAGGCTTGGGGTTCTCTTTTAGGACAACAGCTATCAGAAAGAGATGTCATAGTGGCATGCATAGACTATAG AAATTTTCCTCAGGGTACAATGAGTGATATGGTCAAAGATGCTTCTCAAGGAATTTCTTTTGTATGCAATAATATTGCTGAATATGGTGGTGATCCTAACCG AATATTTTTGATGGGACAGTCAGCTGGAGCACACATTGCTGCTTGTGCTCTCTTAGACCAGGCAATCAAAGAGTCTAGTGGAGAGCGAACTACTTGGAGTGTCTCCCAAATAAGATCTTATTTTGGTTTGTCTGGAGG GTACAATTTGTTAAACCTGGTGGATTACTTTCATAGTAAGGGTTTGTACCGCTCATTATTTTTAAG CATAATGGAAGGTGAATTATCATTGCGCCGGTTTTCCCCTGAAGTTATGCTACAAGATTCGAATATTACAAGTGCTGCTTCCCTCCTACCTCCTATTGTCCTTTTTCACGGTACTGCAGATTATTCCATACCATGCGATGCCAG TACAACTTTTGCAGACACACTACAAAGAGCTGGAGTAAAGGCCGAGTCAATTTTGTATGAAGGAAAAACTCATACAGATTTGTTTCTGCAG GATCCAATGAGAGGCGGTGCCGATGAGATGTTTGATGATTTGGTGCGTAGGATTCATGCTGGAGATGCAGAAGCCTTAGCCAAACATGCAGCTGCACCTCCACGTAGACGTCTTGTGCCTGAATTTATGTTAAAGTTAGCTCGCAGAGTCAGCCCTTTTTAA
- the LOC108206208 gene encoding phosphate transporter PHO1 homolog 1-like has product MVKFSKQFQGQLVPEWKDAFVDYGRLKKDLKKIHLLNVENAPSNHHESSIRKTIFSSIRKISSFGNKRRDHGIIHVHKKLESSESKGDMYETELLEQFADDSEAALEFFSCLDLQLNKVNQFFRNKEKEFLERGESLKKQMEILLDLKIAIKSQRANEDDLKEDDSISGTISCDEESPRCITEQEREQGNEKDDQFDQNDIDFSGSSKFDEAMKSIKMKRVDSNSRTPSGRFFSSQGKNLKIHIPLTNPTRAFSYLLWDDLIKQSSRKGAMNGKNVHINKTKINHAGKMIKGAFIELYKGLGHLKTYRNLNMLAFAKILKKFDKVTNKQVLPIYLKVVESSYFNSSDKVMKLADEVEEIFIKHFAEDDKRKAMKYLKPTQRKESHAVTFFIGLFTGCFIVFFVGYGIMAHIAGMYRPQSDTVYMETVYPVLSMFSLLFLHFFLYGCNIFAWKKTRINYSFIFELSPTKDLKYRDVFLICTMAMTAVVGVLFIHISLIAKGYSYSQVQVIPGLLLLISFLLLVCPVNVVYKSTRYRLLRVIRNIVLSPLYKVAMLDFFMADQLCSQVPMLRNLEYVTCYYITASYKTQDYGYCLRTKNYRDLSYAISFLPYYLRAMQCARRWFDEGETSHLVNLGKYVSAMLAAGAKVTYEKERTTGWLFVVVIMSSVATVYQLYWDFVRDWGLLQKGSKNPWLRNDLILRQRFIYFLSMGLNFVLRLAWLQSVLHYNIGSIDYRITGLILAALEIIRRGQWNFYRLENEHLNNAGKFRAVKIVPLPFHEVDEED; this is encoded by the exons ATGGTAAAGTTTTCCAAGCAGTTTCAGGGTCAGCTTGTTCCCGAATGGAAAGATGCCTTTGTTGATTATGGGCGACTGAAGAAAGATCTTAAGAAAATCCATCTCTTGAACGTCGAAAATGCACCCTCCAACCACCATGAGAGCTCTATAAGAAAAACCATCTTCTCCTCGATAAGAAAAATCTCATCATTTGGCAACAAACGTCGAGACCATGGGATAATTCAT GTTCACAAGAAACTTGAATCATCAGAAAGCAAAGGAGACATGTACGAGACTGAACTGCTGGAGCAGTTTGCTGATGATAGTGAAGCAGCTCTAGAATTTTTTTCATGTTTGGACCTCCAACTTAATAAAGTGAAtcaatttttcagaaataaagaGAAAGAGTTCTTGGAGAGGGGGGAATCTTTGAAGAAACAAATGGAGATCCTACTTGACCTTAAGATTGCAATAAAATCACAACGTGCAAATGAAGATGATCTAAAAGAAGATGACTCCATTTCGGGCACCATTTCATGTG ATGAAGAGTCCCCTCGGTGCATAACAGAGCAAGAACGTGAGCAGGGTAACGAAAAGGATGATCAGTTTGATCAGAATGATATCGACTTCTCTGGTTCTTCAAAATTTGATGAGGCtatgaaatcaataaaaatgaaaagGGTGGACTCAAATTCAAGAACTCCCTCAGGCCGATTTTTCAGTTCTCAAGggaaaaatctaaaaatacatATTCCTCTCACCAATCCAACCCGTGCATTTTCATATCTACTGTGGGATGATTTAATCAAGCAGTCGTCTAGAAAAGGTGCCATGAATGGAAAGAATGTGCAcatcaacaaaacaaaaataaatcatgCCGGAAAAATGATTAAAGGAGCATTCATCGAGCTCTATAAAGGTCTAGGCCATCTCAAAACTTACAG GAATTTGAACATGCTAGCTTTTGCCAagattttgaagaaatttgacAAA GTAACTAACAAACAAGTTCTTCCCATCTATTTAAAAGTAGTTGAAAGCTCATACTTCAACAGTTCAGACAAG GTTATGAAATTAGCAGATGAAGTTGAGGAAATTTTTATCAAACACTTTGCTGAAGATGATAAAAGGAAGGCCATGAAATACCTTAAACCAACTCAAAGAAAGGAATCTCATGCTGTCACCTTTTTCATTG GGTTATTCACAGGTTGCTTCATTGTGTTCTTTGTTGGCTATGGCATTATGGCTCATATAGCAGGAATGTATAGACCTCAGTCTGATACAGTGTACATGGAAACTGTTTATCCAGTTCTTAG cATGTTCAGCCTGCTGTTTTTACATTTCTTTCTATACGGATGCAACATTTTCGCATGGAAGAAGACTCGTATAAATTATAGTTTCATCTTCGAACTCTCCCCAACAAAAGACCTTAAATACAGGGATGTGTTCTTGATCTGTACTATGGCAATGACGGCTGTGGTTGGCGTCTTGTTTATTCATATATCTCTCATAGCGAAGGGATATTCTTATTCTCAAGTTCAAGTTATACCTGGCCTACTACTATTG ATTTCTTTTCTACTACTGGTCTGCCCTGTCAACGTAGTCTACAAATCAACCCGCTATCGCTTACTTCGTGTAATAAGAAATATTGTTCTATCCCCTCTATACAAG GTTGCTATGCTGGACTTTTTCATGGCTGATCAACTTTGTAGCCAG GTACCAATGCTTAGAAACCTCGAGTATGTCACTTGCTACTATATTACAGCAAGCTACAAAACTCAGGATTATGGATACTGCCTGAGAACCAAAAATTACAGAGATCTTTCTTATGCCATATCATTCCTTCCATATTACTTGCGAGCTATGCAG TGCGCTAGGAGGTGGTTTGATGAAGGGGAAACCAGCCACCTAGTAAATCTTGGCAAATATGTATCTGCAATGTTAGCAGCAGGAGCAAAAGTGACCTATGAGAAAGAAAGAACTACTGGATGGCTTTTTGTAGTTGTGATCATGTCCAGTGTTGCAACTGTTTACCAGTTATACTGGGATTTTGTAAGGGATTGGGGTTTACTGCAGAAGGGCTCTAAGAATCCCTGGTTAAGAAATGATTTGATACTTCGTCAAAGATTCATTTACTTCCTCTCCATG GGATTAAACTTTGTCCTTAGGCTAGCTTGGTTACAATCAGTGCTCCACTACAATATTGGCAGTATTGACTACAGAATCACAGGGCTGATTTTAGCAGCCCTTGAAATCATTAGAAGAGGACAGTGGAATTTTTACAG ATTGGAGAATGAGCATCTAAATAATGCTGGCAAGTTTAGGGCAGTTAAGATAGTGCCACTTCCTTTTCATGAAGTTGATGAAGAAGACTGA
- the LOC108210134 gene encoding isoprenylcysteine alpha-carbonyl methylesterase ICME isoform X2, producing MKLRRLLLIRIELRGLASLCCAILGYRWVLKFLALGCYAFLLFPGFVQVGYYYFFSRQIRRGVVYGDEPRNRLDLYLPKDTNGPKPVVAFVTGGAWIIGYKAWGSLLGQQLSERDVIVACIDYRNFPQGTMSDMVKDASQGISFVCNNIAEYGGDPNRIFLMGQSAGAHIAACALLDQAIKESSGERTTWSVSQIRSYFGLSGGYNLLNLVDYFHSKGLYRSLFLSIMEGELSLRRFSPEVMLQDSNITSAASLLPPIVLFHGTADYSIPCDASTTFADTLQRAGVKAESILYEGKTHTDLFLQDPMRGGADEMFDDLVRRIHAGDAEALAKHAAAPPRRRLVPEFMLKLARRVSPF from the exons ATGAAGTTGCGGAGGTTGCTGTTGATACGTATCGAATTACGAGGCTTGGCTTCACTTTGCTGCGCTATCTTGG GCTACAGATGGGTCCTTAAATTTCTTGCTCTTGGATGTTATGCTTTTCTACTTTTTCCCGGTTTTGTGCAAG TCGGGTACTATTACTTTTTTTCACGTCAAATTCGCAGAGGTGTAGTTTATGGGGATGAACCAAGAAATAG GCTTGATTTGTATCTACCAAAAGATACCAATGGACCTAAGCCAGTTGTTGCATTTGTAACTGGTGGTGCATGGATTATTGG TTACAAGGCTTGGGGTTCTCTTTTAGGACAACAGCTATCAGAAAGAGATGTCATAGTGGCATGCATAGACTATAG AAATTTTCCTCAGGGTACAATGAGTGATATGGTCAAAGATGCTTCTCAAGGAATTTCTTTTGTATGCAATAATATTGCTGAATATGGTGGTGATCCTAACCG AATATTTTTGATGGGACAGTCAGCTGGAGCACACATTGCTGCTTGTGCTCTCTTAGACCAGGCAATCAAAGAGTCTAGTGGAGAGCGAACTACTTGGAGTGTCTCCCAAATAAGATCTTATTTTGGTTTGTCTGGAGG GTACAATTTGTTAAACCTGGTGGATTACTTTCATAGTAAGGGTTTGTACCGCTCATTATTTTTAAG CATAATGGAAGGTGAATTATCATTGCGCCGGTTTTCCCCTGAAGTTATGCTACAAGATTCGAATATTACAAGTGCTGCTTCCCTCCTACCTCCTATTGTCCTTTTTCACGGTACTGCAGATTATTCCATACCATGCGATGCCAG TACAACTTTTGCAGACACACTACAAAGAGCTGGAGTAAAGGCCGAGTCAATTTTGTATGAAGGAAAAACTCATACAGATTTGTTTCTGCAG GATCCAATGAGAGGCGGTGCCGATGAGATGTTTGATGATTTGGTGCGTAGGATTCATGCTGGAGATGCAGAAGCCTTAGCCAAACATGCAGCTGCACCTCCACGTAGACGTCTTGTGCCTGAATTTATGTTAAAGTTAGCTCGCAGAGTCAGCCCTTTTTAA
- the LOC108208165 gene encoding piriformospora indica-insensitive protein 2-like isoform X2 — MKNLKKTSYALFIAIFVLYKSSVSWCNGQETETEGAAMEKREKEALYSAIQGFVGQGWNGSDLYPDPCGWTPIPGVACDIYDGNWYVTALNIGPIHENSLGCASNLQFSPQLFELKHLRSLSFFNCMPHQSYPIKMPIHNWSTLSGSLESLEFRSNPGLIGQIPTTFGDLTKLQSLVLLENGLSGELPINVGNLLHLKRLVLSGNQFTGQVPDSFGTLSKLLILDLSRNSLSGALPYTLSALKSLLKLDLSRNQFTGNFPKEIGNLKNLTLLDLSNNKFSGGMTESIQYMGSLEELVLSSNPIGGDIMRLRWHYLQSLTILDLSNTGLTGGVPESISQLKSLRFLGLNDNNLTGELKFSDKFYERLGRRFGAWNNPNLCYPKGVLSTSKIPYGVKSCEQEVNLYKRGADTKIKPGSYQDSIVVASLGYSRNGMDWFWCACMVMTVVFFNYAM; from the exons ATGAAGAACCTGAAGAAAACAAGTTATGCCCTTTTTATTGCAATCTTTGTGCTTTACAAGAGTAGTGTCTCCTGGTGCAATGGTCAAGAAACTGAAACAGAGGGGGCTGCAatggagaaaagagagaaagaagCTCTTTACTCTGCCATTCAAGGCTTCGTGGGTCAAGGATGGAATGGCTCTGATCTCTATCCTGATCCCTGTGGCTGGACTCCCATCCCG GGCGTTGCTTGTGACATATATGATGGCAATTGGTACGTCACAGCCTTAAACATCGGTCCAATTCATGAAAATTCGCTTGGTTGTGCCTCAAATTTGCAATTTAGTCCTCAGCTGTTTGAACTTAAGCACCTCAGATCCCTCTCATTCTTCAATTGCATGCCACATCAAAGCTATCCGATCAAAATGCCCATACACAACTGGAGTACACTTTCTGGAAGCTTAGAGTCCCTAGAGTTTAGATCAAACCCCGGTCTTATTGGACAAATTCCCACCACCTTTGGTGACCTAACAAAACTTCAATCCTTGGTGTTGCTTGAAAATGGATTAAGTGGTGAGTTACCAATAAATGTAGGCAACTTACTCCACTTGAAGCGGTTAGTGCTCTCGGGAAATCAGTTTACTGGCCAAGTCCCAGACAGTTTTGGTACTCTGAGTAAGCTTCTGATCTTGGACTTGAGCAGAAATTCACTATCAGGGGCTCTGCCTTATACTTTAAGCGCGCTGAAATCACTGTTGAAGCTTGATCTTAGCAGAAACCAATTCACGGGAAATTTCCCCAAAGAAATCGGCAACTTAAAGAATCTAACGCTGCTGGACCTTAGCAACAACAAATTTTCAGGTGGAATGACAGAATCAATCCAATACATGGGCTCCTTGGAAGAGCTGGTCTTATCAAGCAACCCAATTGGCGGCGACATCATGAGGCTTAGGTGGCATTATCTTCAGAGCCTGACTATTTTAGATTTGTCCAATACAGGGTTGACAGGTGGAGTTCCAGAGTCCATATCACAGCTCAAAAGCCTAAGATTTCTGGGTCTTAATGACAACAATCTCACAG GAGAGCTCAAGTTCTCAGACAAGTTTTACGAGAGATTGGGTAGGCGTTTTGGTGCTTGGAATAACCCAAATCTTTGTTACCCGAAGGGCGTGTTATCAACTAGTAAAATTCCTTATGGAGTAAAATCATGTGAGCAAGAGGTCAATCTTTATAAAAGAGGTGCAGATACAAAAATCAAGCCTGGGAGCTATCAGGATTCCATAGTGGTGGCTTCTTTGGGATACTCAAGAAATGGGATGGATTGGTTTTGGTGTGCTTGTATGGTAATGACTGTTGTGTTCTttaactatgccatgtaa
- the LOC108208165 gene encoding piriformospora indica-insensitive protein 2-like isoform X1 — protein MKNLKKTSYALFIAIFVLYKSSVSWCNGQETETEGAAMEKREKEALYSAIQGFVGQGWNGSDLYPDPCGWTPIPGVACDIYDGNWYVTALNIGPIHENSLGCASNLQFSPQLFELKHLRSLSFFNCMPHQSYPIKMPIHNWSTLSGSLESLEFRSNPGLIGQIPTTFGDLTKLQSLVLLENGLSGELPINVGNLLHLKRLVLSGNQFTGQVPDSFGTLSKLLILDLSRNSLSGALPYTLSALKSLLKLDLSRNQFTGNFPKEIGNLKNLTLLDLSNNKFSGGMTESIQYMGSLEELVLSSNPIGGDIMRLRWHYLQSLTILDLSNTGLTGGVPESISQLKSLRFLGLNDNNLTGDLSPKLAALPNISAIYLHGNNLTGELKFSDKFYERLGRRFGAWNNPNLCYPKGVLSTSKIPYGVKSCEQEVNLYKRGADTKIKPGSYQDSIVVASLGYSRNGMDWFWCACMVMTVVFFNYAM, from the exons ATGAAGAACCTGAAGAAAACAAGTTATGCCCTTTTTATTGCAATCTTTGTGCTTTACAAGAGTAGTGTCTCCTGGTGCAATGGTCAAGAAACTGAAACAGAGGGGGCTGCAatggagaaaagagagaaagaagCTCTTTACTCTGCCATTCAAGGCTTCGTGGGTCAAGGATGGAATGGCTCTGATCTCTATCCTGATCCCTGTGGCTGGACTCCCATCCCG GGCGTTGCTTGTGACATATATGATGGCAATTGGTACGTCACAGCCTTAAACATCGGTCCAATTCATGAAAATTCGCTTGGTTGTGCCTCAAATTTGCAATTTAGTCCTCAGCTGTTTGAACTTAAGCACCTCAGATCCCTCTCATTCTTCAATTGCATGCCACATCAAAGCTATCCGATCAAAATGCCCATACACAACTGGAGTACACTTTCTGGAAGCTTAGAGTCCCTAGAGTTTAGATCAAACCCCGGTCTTATTGGACAAATTCCCACCACCTTTGGTGACCTAACAAAACTTCAATCCTTGGTGTTGCTTGAAAATGGATTAAGTGGTGAGTTACCAATAAATGTAGGCAACTTACTCCACTTGAAGCGGTTAGTGCTCTCGGGAAATCAGTTTACTGGCCAAGTCCCAGACAGTTTTGGTACTCTGAGTAAGCTTCTGATCTTGGACTTGAGCAGAAATTCACTATCAGGGGCTCTGCCTTATACTTTAAGCGCGCTGAAATCACTGTTGAAGCTTGATCTTAGCAGAAACCAATTCACGGGAAATTTCCCCAAAGAAATCGGCAACTTAAAGAATCTAACGCTGCTGGACCTTAGCAACAACAAATTTTCAGGTGGAATGACAGAATCAATCCAATACATGGGCTCCTTGGAAGAGCTGGTCTTATCAAGCAACCCAATTGGCGGCGACATCATGAGGCTTAGGTGGCATTATCTTCAGAGCCTGACTATTTTAGATTTGTCCAATACAGGGTTGACAGGTGGAGTTCCAGAGTCCATATCACAGCTCAAAAGCCTAAGATTTCTGGGTCTTAATGACAACAATCTCACAGGTGATCTTTCACCAAAACTAGCAGCCCTGCCTAATATAAGTGCAATATATTTACATGGCAATAACTTGACAGGAGAGCTCAAGTTCTCAGACAAGTTTTACGAGAGATTGGGTAGGCGTTTTGGTGCTTGGAATAACCCAAATCTTTGTTACCCGAAGGGCGTGTTATCAACTAGTAAAATTCCTTATGGAGTAAAATCATGTGAGCAAGAGGTCAATCTTTATAAAAGAGGTGCAGATACAAAAATCAAGCCTGGGAGCTATCAGGATTCCATAGTGGTGGCTTCTTTGGGATACTCAAGAAATGGGATGGATTGGTTTTGGTGTGCTTGTATGGTAATGACTGTTGTGTTCTttaactatgccatgtaa